A stretch of the Perca flavescens isolate YP-PL-M2 chromosome 3, PFLA_1.0, whole genome shotgun sequence genome encodes the following:
- the cep295 gene encoding centrosomal protein of 295 kDa isoform X3, translating to MKRKVAKLRLSPNEEARVIREEHERRRKLRIQQVREQQRYIALQIRREVEQRRQRELEQLEEELRKDWERQQREKLDTLQNLYQESLQLLGQGHRSAQEHEPDLAAIAQREEENHVKAEERYREALKDLKSQRLKDNERQSRSINARKKALQAEKERSAKVASLPPPLPNPIQSIDSKKPHVVKKSDVSAFAATHYHMPESTVDREEDTKQPNAHEGAELEARRLQDLQREDKKRREEQLEKARLRGKEALRREHLVQDRERLLVELEHMQQTDLLRRRQQVSQMPPQIFQPLYKRQETREDFQREIEFAFEDMYTGERRVKGDLVVQLVPEPLPALSTGSQDQELDVTLDEIATQDTRNAQHDTDQDAGGTEQETSAQVDPSKPAPRRALKKLLDRIRSQRNQWTDHSRHAPAADSPTAITDQIPERDTTIDTGSLTGEEKDTLPPVELAEPGHSPPVSETTEHSTAADTLPPDVLANRIQEFEERKKREEELERQKQQQVVLLQELEEQKDKLEQMLLEAQQEREDLKAVVTQRLPINRIGLSVHDQGATSVTPGLVTELVPAAGEDDHSRRIREYQQRLLEQNRIHQRSVEVARQRLEEHQRALRIRHNMSATSLLSAVVPSVPIRPRLHSAQSVHLPAPLQLPTSPAVQEYTHTKSQTSVEVPTRESDTLASPSRLPSSPVSVGSKSLPDEVESIASSQSNQRPDVTAWLTDNIMERVTEHLKERLRPSSESLPYNLFPTHRSTGIPLQPTSEPIRAISPNVTDGATLVPGHAPVMPGTLLHGSLWTGSLNSRENDDMERQRRELQDVQRRLLERRESMALQQRQQEEERQRQEEQRQRQEVEMEQIRRQKETLQALIPTDKHPVPEAASEVLVSENISQTRLKLLASLLRAIEESNGGTLSHLEDPQERDGSSPQPPSDGGETDLISRSNVPAGPAPVSVLASELLPPPPRAAKPPVTRVRLGVMDMMTEQHELSAIQEVETPADTSQVTGPEDSVKVPPHTVDRDLQEESESSVASDSSQQTPSWSSSGQRTAEQSTSSGTSSGRSSSVIWRERQLMGAGTSPESSQSDFIRRIISPPSSDSGRGADYSGPAIPSYRSPTESVHRPPDSDGLSSTTISTGSYITSDPEQNVNTDKSPSLRRLEQGADSPGVSSPSGQSFGIKESSTEAHPGLAVDSLFNDSSIQHIIDRYTRELNISLSTAGKTTDSESSYMEETGSSVSQQSLVRVLERRGEDESSTPHQSLPSDTAGARRSGLERDNTVNPILEHFSGEDTSLAVDQEQDSFRPLIGQLADQSSCFAVDQRDSAMERLVGHPSASSSMIGQLTGRPVSVSFDQGGWDSTLSRMIGRLSHQSSSHWLSGGQDFYAGQLMGQMPLERSTTWLDESRMRPLVGELDESAGQHSGHSDERTHVDLGVSTEASGPSYPVLPPEASSHSPYVPAVNPHPQDQTNVDLGPERTEVFPGSDSFHPLLAEVTHNETADPSMTFHQPEHDGRATSPEGQPASGGSRVSTPSEEVEIHTVESEPSPERVRTEDLSGCVADSPTSQESFSQLATSQYQPRDSVLMLSPTMMSPEGADADRNGISERLGDAVPFSDLCPVSDKIWEAASEKGILEQSEITLVSLTDTTLQDQETTIAEDEGIWEDQPPDGAREEGQKGHETEGTESTLSPDETPEDKNQTHPDSVKLLEFQWGPSRGLQEVHHEKRRALLQRSSRRVEEIKAKATRAKIQPEVQAPSVAGEQSKAKESQPVTCKEKSKTEPQHKTSTKSKGGQAELHQTTEKSGFIKPKKPQLPPPGSDFKLKKVDEVKSCTPEQRKLDVSEMHQRTQRLYKQLEEVKLQQAIRNRQEACARNRLKAKEFHKKTLQKLRAKQTQTLL from the exons ATGAAGAGAAAAGTGGCCAAATTAAGACTGAGTCCTAACGAAGAGGCTCGGGTAATACGAGAGGAGCATGAAAGGAGGAGAAAACTTCGAATACAGCAG GTGCGGGAGCAGCAGCGGTACATCGCTCTGCAGATCCGCCGAGAGGTTGAGCAGAGACGGCAGCGTGAGCTGgagcagctggaggaggagctgaggaAGGACTGGGAGCGACAGCAGAGGGAGAAACTCGACACGCTGCAGAATCTATACCAGGAGAGCCTCCAGCTTCTCGGTCAGGGACACAGGAGTGCACAAGAACAT GAACCCGACTTGGCTGCCATAGCTCAGAGGGAGGAGGAAAATCATGTCAAAGCAGAGGAGCGTTATCGAGAAGCCTTGAAGGATCTCAAATCACAAAGGCTTAAAGATAATGAGAGACAAAGCCG ATCCATCAATGCCAGGAAAAAGGCACTACAGGCAGAAAAGGAAAGATCAGCAAAAGTGGCCAGCCTCCCACCGCCTCTTCCAAACCCCATTCAG AGCATTGATTCCAAGAAGCCACATGTAGTAAAGAAATCTGATGTAAGTGCCTTTGCTGCCACGCATTATCACATGCCTGAGAGCACAGTGGACAGAGAGGAAGACACAAAGCAG CCTAATGCCCATGAGGGAGCTGAGCTGGAGGCGAGGAGACTGCAGGACTTACAGAGGGAGgacaagaagaggagagaagagcagCTTGAGAAGGCTCGTCTCAGAGGGAAAGAAGCTCTGAGGAGGGAACATCTCGTGCAG GATCGTGAACGCTTGCTTGTTGAACTGGAGCACATGCAGCAGACAGACCTGCTGAGGAGGAGACAGCAGGTATCACAAATGCCTCCTCAGATTTTCCAGCCTCTCTATAAACGACAGGAGACACGGGAGGACTTCCAGAGGGAAATAGAGTTTGCCTTTGAGGACATGTACACTGGAGAGAGGA GGGTTAAAGGAGATCTGGTGGTCCAGCTGGTACCCGAGCCTCTGCCAGCTCTGTCCACAGGCAGCCAGGACCAAGAGCTGGACGTCACACTGGATGAAATCGCCACACAAGATACAAGAAACGCACAACATGACACCGATCAGGATGCTGGAGGCACCGAGCAGGAAACATCTGCTCAAG TGGATCCCTCCAAACCTGCTCCAAGACGGGCGTTGAAGAAACTCCTGGATCGTATCCGGAGCCAGAGGAATCAGTGGACTGACCACAGCCGCCACGCGCCTGCGGCCGATTCACCGACGGCCATCACCGATCAGATCCCAGAGCGGGACACGACCATCGACACAGGCTCTCTGACCGGCGAGGAGAAAGACACGCTGCCCCCCGTCGAGCTTGCTGAGCCTGGCCACTCCCCCCCGG TGTCGGAGACAACCGAACATTCAACTGCAGCAGATACTCTACCTCCTGATGTACTCGCCAACAGAATCCAGGAGTTTGAAGAACGAAAAAAAAGG gAAGAGGAGCTCGAAaggcagaagcagcagcaggtgGTTTTGCTCCAGGAGCTGGAAGAGCAGAAAGACAAATTGGAGCAGATGCTGCTTGAGGCCCAGCAGGAGAGAGAAGATTTGAAGGCGGTTGTGACACAGCGACTTCCTATTAACCGAATAGGACTATCTGTCCATGACCAGGGAGCCACCTCTGTCACTCCTGGTCTAGTCACTGAG CTGGTGCCTGCTGCAGGTGAAGATGACCACAGCAGAAGGATTAGAGAATATCAACAGCGGTTGCTGGAACAAAACAG aattcACCAGAGGTCAGTGGAGGTGGCTCGTCAGCGCCTGGAGGAACACCAGCGAGCACTACGAATTCGTCACAACATGTCCGCCACATCGTTGCTATCTGCTGTTGTGCCGTCAGTCCCAATTCGCCCACGTCTGCACAGTGCTCAGTCTGTGCATCTTCCAGCTCCTCTGCAACTCCCTACATCTCCTGCAGTGCAAGAATACACCCACACCAAATCACAAACCTCTGTGGAAGTTCCTACAAGAGAGTCTGACACGTTGGCTTCTCCTTCACGACTTCCCAGCTCCCCTGTAAGCGTTGGCTCCAAGTCGCTGCCCGATGAAGTTGAATCTATTGCGAGCAGTCAGAGTAACCAGAGACCAGATGTCACTGCCTGGCTGACTGACAACATAATGGAGAGAGTAACGGAGCACCTTAAAGAGAGATTGAGACCCTCCTCAGAGTCGCTGCCTTACAATCTGTTCCCAACACATCGTTCAACTGGCATCCCACTCCAGCCAACTTCTGAACCCATCCGCGCCATTAGCCCGAACGTCACAGATGGTGCAACTCTGGTTCCAGGACATGCGCCGGTTATGCCTGGGACCTTGCTGCATGGCTCCCTGTGGACTGGGTCTCTGAACTCCAGAGAGAACGACGACATGGAGAG gcagaGACGAGAGCTGCAGGATGTCCAGAGAAGGCTACTGGAGCGGAGGGAGTCAATGGCGCTGCAGCAGAGGCAGCaagaggaggagaggcagaGACAGGAAGAGCAGCGACAGAGACAGGAAGTGGAGATGGAGCAGATCAGGAGGCAAAAGGAGACACTGCAAGCTCTGATTCCTACTGATAAACAT CCAGTTCCAGAGGCTGCCAGTGAAGTATTAGTTTCAGAGAACATCAGTCAGACCCGCCTGAAATTACTTGCGTCCCTGCTGAGAGCTATAGAGGAGTCTAACGGAGGAACTTTATCACACCTAGAAGACCCTCAGGAGAGAGATGGATCCTCTCCGCAACCGCCATCTGACGGTGGTGAGACAG aTCTCATATCTCGGAGCAATGTTCCTGCTGGACCTGCCCCGGTGTCAGTCCTCGCCTCAgaactcctccctcctcctcctcgagCAGCAAAGCCCCCGGTGACCCGCGTCAGGCTGGGCGTCATGGACATGATGACTGAACAACATGAGCTTAGTGCCATTCAAGAGGTGGAAACACCAGCCGACACCAGCCAAGTCACAG GTCCAGAGGATAGTGTGAAGGTCCCTCCACACACTGTGGACCGGGATCTGCAAGAGGAATCAGAGTCGTCTGTGGCCTCTGACTCGTCCCAGCAGACACCCTCTTGGTCCAGCAGTGGGCAGCGGACTGCTGAACAATCAACCAGCTCTGGAACGAGCTCCGGGAGATCCAGCAGTGTCATCTGGAGAGAGAGGCAGCTGATGGGGGCAGGAACATCTCCAGAATCCTCACAGTCTG ATTTTATCCGGAGGATAATCTCACCACCTTCCTCTGACTCTGGGAGAGGAGCTGACTACTCTGGTCCTGCAATCCCAAGTTACAGATCCCCTACAGAG tcTGTACATAGGCCTCCTGATTCGGACGGCCTCTCCTCCACCACCATCTCCACCGGCAGCTACATCACCTCCGATCCTGAGCAAAACGTAAACACTG ATAAATCCCCATCTCTAAGACGTTTAGAACAAGGAGCAGATTCCCCTGGCGTTTCCTCTCCATCCGGTCAAAGCTTCGGTATTAAGGAAAGCTCGACTGAAGCTCATCCTGGTTTGGCTGTAGACTCTCTCTTTAATGACAGCAGCATCCAGCACATTATTGACAGATACACAAGGGAGCTAAACATCTCGCTCAGCACTGCCGGCAAAACCACAG ACAGTGAATCCTCTTATATGGAAGAAACTGGCTCTTCAGTCTCCCAGCAGTCTTTGGTTCGAGTcttggagaggagaggggaggatgaAAGCTCTACGCCTCATCAGTCTCTTCCCTCAGACACCGCAGGAGCACGGAGGAGTGGCCTG GAACGGGACAATACAGTCAATCCGATCCTGGAGCACTTCTCAGGCGAGGACACGTCACTGGCTGTGGACCAAGAGCAGGACTCTTTCAgacctctgattggccagctggCGGACCAGTCATCCTGTTTCGCTGTTGACCAGAGGGACTCAGCCATGGAGCGCCTGGTCGGTCACCCATCGGCTAGCTCGTCCATGATTGGTCAGCTGACAGGTCGGCCTGTCTCAGTGAGCTTTGATCAAGGTGGATGGGATTCCACTCTGAGTCGAATGATTGGTCGACTCTCCCATCAGTCCAGCTCCCATTGGCTGAGTGGTGGGCAGGACTTTTATGCCGGTCAGCTGATGGGTCAGATGCCATTGGAGCGGTCGACCACATGGTTGGATGAGAGCAGAATGAGACCCCTGGTTGGGGAGCTGGATGAGTCTGCGGGGCAGCACAGTGGACACTCAG ATGAAAGAACCCACGTAGATCTTGGTGTCTCCACTGAGGCCAGTGGTCCGTCATACCCAGTGTTGCCTCCTGAAGCCTCGTCACACAGTCCTTATGTCCCGGCTGTGAATCCACATCCGCAGGACCAAACCAACGTGGACCTGGGCCCAGAGAGGACTGAAG TGTTTCCAGGTTCAGACTCATTCCACCCGCTTCTGGCTGAGGTCACCCACAACGAAACGGCAGACCCCTCCATGACGTTTCACCAGCCCGAACACGATGGGCGTGCCACCTCCCCTGAAGGACAGCCAGCCAGCGGGGGAAGCCGTGTTTCCACACCTTCCGAGGAGGTTGAAATCCACACTGTTGAGTCTGAACCTTCACCCGAGCGCGTCAGAACGGAGGATCTGTCCGGCTGCGTAGCAGATTCCCCCACCTCGCAGGAATCCTTCTCCCAGCTCGCCACCTCCCAGTACCAACCCAGAGACTCTGTCCTCATGCTGTCTCCCACCATGATGTCGCCAGAGGGAGCGGATGCAGACAGAAACGGCATTTCTGAAAGGCTGGGAGATGCAGTCCCATTCAGCGACCTCTGTCCTGTCTCCGATAAGATATGG GAGGCCGCCAGTGAGAAGGGGATCCTGGAGCAGTCGGAGATAACACTAGTGAGCCTGACGGATACCACGCTGCAGGACCAAGAGACCACCATCGCTGAGGACGAGGGAATTTGGGAAGACCAACCTCCAGATGGAGCGAGGGAAGAGGGACAGAAAGGCCATGAGACAGAG GGGACGGAATCCACGTTGTCACCGGATGAGACTCCAGAGGACAAGAACCAAACGCACCCAG ATTCAGTGAAGCTCCTGGAGTTTCAGTGGGGTCCTAGCAGAGGCCTGCAGGAGGTCCACCACGAGAAGCGCAGAGCGCTGCTCCAGAGATCGTCCCGCAGGGTGGAGGAAATTAAGGCTAAAGCGACTCGTGCCAAGATTCAACCGGAGGTCCAAGCTCCATCTGTAGCCGGAGAGCAGTCTAAAGCTAAGGAATCTCAACCAGTCACCTGTAAGGAAAAGTCGAAGACAGAACCTCAACATAAGACTAGTACCAAGTCAAAGGGGGGACAGGCTGAGCTGCATCAAACTACTGAGAAATCTGGCTTTATCAAGCCGAAAAAGCCCCAGCTTCCCCCTCCAG GGAGCGATTTCAAGCTGAAAAAGGTGGACGAGGTGAAGAGCTGCACACCGGAACAAAGGAAACTGGATGTCTCTGAGATGCACCAGAGAACTCAGAG ACTGTATAAGCAGCTGGAGGAAGTGAAGCTTCAGCAAGCGATCAGGAACAGACAGGAAGCTTGTGCAAGAAACCGACTGAAGGCCAAGGAGTTCCACAAG AAAACCTTACAGAAACTTCGTGCCAAGCAAACACAGACACTGTTGTGA